In Labrus mixtus chromosome 3, fLabMix1.1, whole genome shotgun sequence, a single window of DNA contains:
- the LOC132968577 gene encoding desmoplakin-A isoform X3, which produces MSLYGSQNRLNMGRRTGSRGDLTGGMTQQYARSDVVHGGGNGYEPYLEGYNNTYTFTKSSSGGGMGGGMASGGGGMMSGSGLMMSGGGGTMSGGGMSASSLGAVHQRAMILQNQCQDYLKRSEYALQSGNNQDAQRYMAMAKETTEQLKGCAMDLRQMGQSPDNVVRTLEICNDQMKGVHMAMSGTLTRRRSTRGSSGGWEEPPRSFQDAMGWIAQQKRLIETAPWGDDAETINQQLVSHQRFHSSIQRSPEMERARDELVKKGDKASLHALDQEWDSLQKLSFGRSEQLQELQHIIQEMSKEIMWVNEKEEKELMFDWGDKNVDQYIPKKQESYSKLMSSLEDKEKDLNKLKAKVDTLLKNNHPAADKIEAYKDTLQTQWSWLLQITKCIDTHLKENSAYSQFFREANETYSSLQNEHETVRKKFICDKNTSLEDLLDLLRGLEREKEKIMQNKRQVHHLVNQSKNIVRLKPRNPEEKSSSQVIVKSLCDFKQDQKVICKHDEAILKDNSQRSKWNVTGPGGLDMTVPSVCLLVPPPNPISISLANKNEQYYDAIMSIWNQLYINAKSLVAWQYCLLDLKRINSLTISMLAKMRPEEYRQLIKSLEIHFEEFKLSSMDSQMFGDEDKKTIESQFNGAQNHYEQLVVQLPTYIIQEETEVNQAAELQRQQELLLLQQQQQAAAEAEAWRLEEERRRAELERQARKKAERDAAKKEQMIKSEVRKEVKAEKKKVIVSSSRSLSELHALRLRLDGAEDTLSQHVHICLGDDGVHDCGIRISQLEMVQRDVDSMRDEFLRLRERITKELEGMNDADKAQFLRSEIGIIDQRLASLDSSSTAYLQRLQALRNMLDSVARAEDIVKVYEARLTEKETTSLTPSEVEEYMSALMKMRSDLDQKKGILASMEADLAQASHWNGQVGAPFHRCDIMLSKYNEQVSQLSDRWRRITGQIDTRVQDLQSYEPQLQRYKQTSSSLSDWIDTTKRKQDTLQATKINSIPVLKEHIDTQKALNSDIKSKRGTVDSVLRDNEACVTSVKDYESDLNSYTSGLETLLNIPIKRTMLKSPSMDLNQEATQLQTRYMELFTQSADYHKYLGELLKNMEELKMRNTRIDLLEEELRLLREDMRDRNSKNKSLEDELARAQLELSMSKDQLFSMEKVTVSTAREVSATRDSLDSSHSQLADLNDQVARLKYLLEEEKRKKKLAEERYTHQQEEYELVLSRRQKELETVSWSKVELEKSVTNKEQEIEQLRWQLADEASRVKELQKEISKITATMQSIQSKYNDIVTERDDLLRRLKLSDNDRDSLQRLEDELNRLKLSLESELRNKQRLQEENDRLKRDVGNWKVQFESKQEVIKQYETDKNRLEREKNSLNSEIERLMRELRELEEMYKSKLSAIQKELKDMAALRQNMEAELRKSREPPALDASNVIFDGVRKKVTADQLLDCGVLDKPTFSQLAKGHKTVPEVSADKKINLKGTGPIAGVIVEGQKGSGSANGLLFKMTFAEAKKENLLPPDSIDLLLDAQAATGHIIDPRTNQKFTVEEACDQGVVAEKDKARLLAAEAAAVGYSGSATSKPLSAYEAMKKGLINKNTTLRLLQAQEAVGGILDPKLSVFLPKETAVERKLIDDSIYRALNQRPELYLDPESEEGVTYMSLKRRCKVELNTGLLLLPVPEKLDPSKLVFDGVRKPVTAKQLVDCDVLDKQTLKDLEKGKKSVSEVSLDKKVYLKGTGSIAGVAAGPSGKMSLTEAKKQKLMTADCADLLLDAQAATGHIIDPTTNEKLKVEEACAIGLVDNKDRGRLLAAEAAAVGFKDPSTVKPLSVFEAMTKGLIDEKTGLRLLQAQESAGGILDPTLSVFLPRDMAIKRNILDEDLCRALNRKPECYLDPDTQQGTTYISLKKTCKVDPRTGLLLLPEPKKPVTVQGLRDQVSVMDLVDANLLKRSDMDKLREGRLTSRDIEDRLGSYLRGSTCIAGIYDEANEKVLPIYQAMKDGLLKPGTTLELLEAQAASGFIVDPVNNHFLSVSDAYSKRLFGPEYKDSLLSAERAVTGYQVPGTDKVISLFQAIERGLVEKGHGIRLLEAQIASGGIIDPEHSHRIDVDVAYEKGYFDERMNRVLSSPNAETKGFFDPNTEENLTYKELKKACITDRKTGLILLPIIDKSKLESTTRKRRVIIVDPETNREMTVREAYDKGLIDYDTFIDLSEQECEWEEITITAQDGSTQFKLVDSKTGREYDITELLEKRVISQSDLDQYKSRIITLTQFADIITKKTRGLSRPSAASGNSLTSLSSSSSRTLAPQGSSSVTFSSSSSSSRTSTTPSTASVTSSSTLRNSGGSASSTLTSSSSSSAPPRPSSPSLAKMTTTRTTTLTERSSKSSSTSRDMPDSARNISSVSVTLSSPVVTVGEQEPVGAVFDTENFEKISIFEALNRGLVDTITAQRLLEAQACTGGIINPKNGNRLGIQEASRLGIIDENMASKLKPAQKAYIGFEDVKTRKKMSAAEAIKEKWLPYEAGHRFLEFQYITGGFHDPETGCRRTIQDALQMGWLDERTAQKLQDVKKQTKNLTCPKSKLKISYTDALANCMSEERTGVRMLPASSVSSSGISSPYNVSSAPGSTTGSRSGSQRGSRRGSVDLGSPGATTSRYTFSSFNSSSTSSR; this is translated from the exons ATGAGTCTGTACGGATCTCAGAATCGCTTGAATATGGGTCGAAGGACCGGTTCCAGAGGCGACCTAACCGGCGGGATGACCCAACAGTACGCGCGGAGCGATGTCGTGCACGGAGGCGGTAATGGATACGAGCCGTACTTGGAAGGATACAACAACACCTACACCTTCACAAAGTCCTCCTCGGGCGGAGGTATGGGAGGCGGCATGGCGAGCGGTGGAGGAGGAATGATGAGCGGTAGCGGTCTGATGATGAGCGGTGGAGGAGGAACGATGA GCGGTGGAGGAATGAG TGCGTCCAGCCTCGGTGCCGTCCACCAGAGGGCCATGATCCTGCAGAACCAGTGCCAGGATTACCTGAAGAGATCTGAATACGCCCTGCAGTCT GGTAATAACCAAGATGCCCAGCGCTACATGGCGATGGCTAAAGAGACCACCGAGCAGCTGAAGGGCTGCGCGATGGACCTGAGACAGATGGGACAATCCCCCGACAACGTGGTCAGGAC CCTTGAGATTTGTAACGACCAGATGAAGGGGGTCCACATGGCCATGTCAGGCACcctgacgaggaggaggagcaccAGAGGGAGCTCCGGAGGCTGGGAGGAGCCTCCGAGGAGCTTCCAGGACGCGATGGGCTGGATAGCACAGCAAAAG CGTTTGATTGAAACGGCTCCCTGGGGGGACGATGCTGAGACCATCAATCAGCAACTGGTCAGCCACCAGAGGTTTCACAGCTCCATCCAGAGGAGCCCCGAGATGGAGCGGGCCAGAGACGAACTG GTTAAGAAAGGAGACAAAGCAAGTCTTCATGCTCTGGACCAAGAGTGGGACAGTTTACAG AAACTGTCGTTTGGGCGGTCCGAGCAGCTGCAGGAACTGCAGCACATCATTCAGGAGATGTCCAAAGAGATCATGTGGGTGAAcgaaaaagaggagaaggagctgATGTTTGACTGGGGAGACAAAAACGTCGACCAGTACATCCCGAAGAAACAGGAGAGCTACTCG AAACTGATGAGCTCCCTGGAGGACAAAGAGAAGGACCTGAACAAACTGAAAGCCAAAGTGGACACCCTCCTGAAGAACAACCACCCGGCTGCAGACAAGATCGAG GCCTACAAAGACACTCTGCAGACTCAGTGGAGTTGGCTTCTTCAGATCACCAAGTGCATCGACACTCATTTGAAGGAGAACTCGGCTTACAGTCAG ttctTCAGAGAGGCTAACGAGACGTACAGCTCCCTGCAAAATGAGCATGAGACGGTCCGTAAAAAGTTCATCTGCGACAAGAACACATCACTGGAGGACCTGTTGGACCTCCTCAGGGGACTGGAG agggagaaggagaagatCATGCAGAACAAGAGGCAGGTTCACCATCTGGTCAACCAGTCCAAGAACATCGTGAGGCTGAAACCCAGAAACCCAGAAGAGAAGAGCAGCAGCCAGGTCATCGTCAAGTCGCTGTGTGACTTCAAACAAGACCAG AAGGTGATCTGTAAGCACGACGAGGCGATCCTGAAGGACAACAGTCAGCGCAGTAAGTGGAACGTTACAGGCCCCGGAGGACTGGATATGACGGTGCCCTCTGTGTGCCTACTGGTCCCGCCTCCCAACCCAATCAGCATCAGCCTGGCCAACAA GAACGAGCAGTACTACGACGCCATCATGTCCATCTGGAATCAGCTGTACATCAACGCGAAGAGTCTGGTCGCCTGGCAGTACTGTCTCCTGGATCTCAAACGCATCAACTCGCTCACCATCTCCATG ctggCCAAGATGCGTCCCGAGGAGTACCGCCAGCTCATCAAGAGCTTGGAGATTCACTTTGAGGAGTTCAAATTGAGCTCCATGGACTCCCAGATGTTTGGAGATGAGGACAAGAAGACCATAGAGAGCCAGTTCAACGGAGCCCAGAACCACTACGAACAGCTGGTGGTGCAGCTGCCCACATACA TTatacaggaagagacagaagtTAATCAAGCAGCCGAGCTGCAGCGCCAACAGGAGCTGCTTTTactccagcagcagcaacaagcTGCAGCCGAAGCGGAGGCCTGGAGGCTGGAGGAAGAAAGGCGGAGAGCCGAGCTGGAAAGGCAGGCGAGgaagaaagcagagagagatgcggcaaaaaaagagcaaatgaTCAAGAGCGAAGTCAGGAAAGAGGTAAAGgcggagaagaagaaggtgatAGTCTCCTCTTCTCGAAGCTTGTCTGAGCTGCACGCGCTCAGACTGAGGCTAGATGGCGCTGAGGACACGCTGAGTCAGCACGTTCACATCTGTCTTGGAGACGACGGGGTGCACGACTGCGGCATCAGGATCTCTCAGTTAGAG ATGGTGCAGCGTGACGTCGACTCGATGCGTGACGAGTTCTTGCGTCTGAGGGAGCGTATCACGAAGGAGCTGGAGGGCATGAATGATGCAGATAAAGCTCAGTTCCTCCGCAGTGAGATCGGAATCATCGACCAAAGACTGGCCAGTTTGGATAGCAGCTCAACGGCTTACCTACAGCG gctGCAGGCTCTAAGGAACATGCTGGATAGTGTGGCTCGAGCTGAAGACATTGTGAAAGTTTACGAGGCGAGactgacagagaaagagaccaCCTCTCTGACTCCCAGTGAAGTGGAGGAGTACATGTCGGCCCTGatg AAAATGAGATCAGACCTGGATCAGAAGAAAGGCATTCTGGCCTCCATGGAGGCAGACCTGGCCCAGGCCAGTCACTGGAACGGCCAGGTGGGGGCGCCTTTCCACAGGTGTGACATTATGCTGTCCAAATACAACGAGCAGGTGAGCCAGCTGTCAGACCGCTGGAGACGAATCACGGGCCAGATTGACACCAG GGTCCAAGATCTGCAGTCGTATGAGCCTCAGCTGCAGCGCTACAAACAAACCAGCTCCTCCCTCAGTGACTGGATTGATactacaaagagaaaacaagacacCCTGCAGGCCACCAAGATCAATAGCATCCCAGTGCTGAAAGAGCACATTGACACCCAGAAG GCTCTGAACTCAGACATCAAATCCAAGAGGGGGACAGTAGACAGCGTGCTTAGGGACAATGAAGCCTGTGTGACTTCTGTCAAG gactATGAATCAGACCTCAACTCTTACACGTCTGGTTTGGAGACTTTGCTAAACATCCCGATCAAGAGGACCATGCTGAAGTCGCCATCGATGGATCTTAATCAAGAG gcTACACAGCTGCAGACTCGTTACATGGAGCTGTTCACTCAGTCTGCTGACTACCACAAATATCTGGGAGAGCTGCTCAAAAACATGGAGGAGCTCAAG ATGCGTAACACCAGGATTGACCTTTTAGAAGAAGAACTCCGCCTGCTGAGAGAAGACATGCGTGATCGAAACTCCAAGAACAAATCTCTGGAAGATGAACTTGCTCGCGCTCAGCTGGAGCTGAGCATGTCTAAAGACCAGCTGTTCTCGATGGAAAAGGTGACAGTAAGCACAGCGCGGGAGGTCAGCGCTACCCGGGATAGCCTGGACAGCTCCCATAGCCAGCTGGCAGACCTCAACGATCAGGTTGCACGTCTGAAGTATTTGcttgaggaagaaaagaggaagaagaagctggCAGAGGAGCGCTACACTCATCAGCAAGAGGAGTATGAATTAGTGCTGAGTAGGAGACAGAAAGAGCTGGAGACGGTTAGCTGGTCCAAGGTGGAGTTAGAGAAGAGTGTTACGAATAAAGAGCAGGAGATCGAACAGCTGCGGTGGCAGCTGGCGGATGAGGCATCGAGGGTGAAGGAGCTACAAAAGGAGATTTCAAAG atcACAGCCACGATGCAGTCAATCCAATCTAAGTACAATGACATTGTGACTGAGAGAGATGATCTGTTACGTAGACTGAAACTGTCAGACAATGACAGAGACAGCCTCCAAAGGCTAGAGGACGAGCTCAATCGCCTTAAACTGTCCCTCGAGTCTGAGCTTCGCAATAAGCAGCGTCTACAGGAGGAGAATGATAGGTTAAAGAGAGATGTAGGTAACTGGAAGGTCCAGTTTGAAAGCAAGCAGGAGGTGATCAAGCAGTATGAAACGGACAAGAACCGTCTGGAGAGGGAAAAGAATTCGCTGAACAGCGAGATAGAGAGGCTGATGAGAGAACTCAGGGAGCTTGAAGAGATGTATAAAAGTAAGCTGTCAGCCATCCAGAAAGAACTGAAAGACATGGCTGCTCTCAGACAAAACATGGAAGCTGAGCTGAGGAAATCTAGAGAGCCTCCAGCCTTGGATGCCTCCAATGTGATTTTCGATGGAGTCCGCAAAAAAGTCACAGCAGACCAGTTGCTTGACTGTGGTGTTTTGGACAAACCAACATTTAGCCAGCTTGCTAAGGGGCATAAGACTGTTCCTGAAGTGTCTGCTGACAAAAAGATTAACCTGAAGGGTACAGGCCCAATAGCTGGGGTGATAGTTGAAGGCCAGAAAGGTTCAGGATCTGCGAATGGTCTCCTATTCAAAATGACATTCGCTGAAGCCAAGAAAGAGAATCTTCTGCCACCAGATAGCATcgacctgctactggatgctcaGGCCGCCACAGGCCACATAATTGATCCCAGGACCAATCAGAAGTTTACAGTTGAGGAGGCATGTGACCAAGGTGTGGTTGCTGAAAAGGACAAAGCAAGGTTGctagcagcagaagcagcagctgtaGGATACAGTGGTTCTGCAACAAGCAAACCCCTTTCAGCATATGAGGCCATGAAGAAAGGACTTATTAACAAGAACACAACACTGCGCCTCCTACAAGCCCAGGAGGCTGTGGGAGGCATCCTAGATCCAAAACTCAGTGTGTTCCTTCCCAAAGAGACAGCCGTTGAGCGTAAACTAATTGATGATAGCATATACCGTGCTCTGAATCAAAGACCTGAGCTCTACCTGGACCCAGAGAGTGAAGAGGGTGTAACATACATGTCACTGAAGAGGAGATGTAAGGTAGAGCTAAACACTGGCCTCCTGCTTCTTCCTGTCCCTGAGAAGTTAGATCCCTCTAAACTTGTCTTTGATGGTGTTCGCAAACCTGTCACAGCCAAGCAGCTGGTTGATTGTGATGTGCTAGACAAGCAAACGTTAAAAGATCTGGAAAAGGGGAAGAAATCTGTCTCAGAGGTGTCTTTGGATAAGAAGGTCTACCTAAAGGGGACTGGATCGATCGCTGGTGTGGCTGCTGGACCTTCAGGGAAAATGTCTCTAACAGAGGCCAAGAAACAGAAGCTCATGACTGCTGACTGTGCAGATCTGCTTCTAGATGCCCAGGCAGCCACTGGTCACATCATTGACCCAACAACCAATGAAAAGCTGAAAGTAGAGGAAGCATGTGCCATCGGATTGGTGGACAATAAGGATCGAGGTAGACTCCTAGcagcagaggctgctgctgtggGTTTCAAGGACCCCAGCACAGTGAAGCCTCTTTCAGTGTTTGAAGCCATGACGAAGGGACTGATTGATGAGAAGACAGGGCTACGTCTGCTGCAGGCCCAGGAGTCTGCAGGTGGCATTCTAGACCCAACCCTTAGCGTGTTCCTCCCCAGAGACATGGCTATAAAGCGAAACATTTTGGATGAGGACCTCTGTCGTGCTCTAAACAGGAAGCCTGAATGCTACCTTGACCCAGACACCCAACAAGGAACTACCTATATATCTCTGAAGAAAACATGCAAAGTAGATCCACGCACAGGGCTTCTGCTTCTTCCTGAACCTAAAAAGCCTGTAACAGTCCAGGGGCTTCGGGACCAGGTGTCCGTCATGGATCTAGTGGATGCAAATCTGCTGAAACGTTCTGATATGGACAAACTGAGGGAGGGCAGATTGACAAGCAGGGACATTGAAGACCGTCTGGGATCCTACCTGAGAGGTTCTACCTGCATAGCAGGAATTTACGATGAGGCCAATGAGAAGGTGCTGCCCATTTATCAGGCCATGAAAGATGGACTGTTGAAACCTGGGACCACTCTAGAACTACTTGAGGCCCAGGCTGCTTCAGGCTTTATAGTTGATCCTGTCAACAACCATTTCCTGAGTGTAAGTGATGCCTACAGCAAAAGACTGTTTGGTCCAGAGTATAAAGACTCCCTTCTATCAGCAGAGAGGGCTGTGACTGGCTACCAAGTGCCTGGCACAGACAAGGTTATCTCCCTCTTTCAGGCCATAGAGAGAGGTCTAGTGGAGAAAGGTCATGGTATCCGACTGCTAGAGGCACAGATTGCCAGTGGTGGCATCATTGACCCTGAACACAGCCATCGTATTGATGTGGACGTAGCCTACGAGAAGGGTTACTTTGATGAGAGAATGAACAGGGTCCTGAGCAGTCCGAATGCTGAAACTAAGGGTTTCTTTGACCCTAACACAGAGGAAAACCTAACCTATAAGGAGCTTAAGAAGGCCTGTATcacagacaggaagactggCCTCATCCTTTTGCCCATCATAGACAAGTCAAAGCTGGAGTCGACGACGAGAAAGAGGAGAGTAATAATCGTCGACCCGGAGACAAATAGAGAGATGACAGTGCGTGAAGCATATGACAAAGGATTGATCGATTACGACACATTCATCGATCTGTCTGAGCAGGAGTGTGAGTGGGAAGAGATCACTATTACTGCTCAGGATGGTTCCACACAATTTAAGTTAGTTGACAGTAAGACAGGAAGAGAGTATGATATTACTGAGCTGCTCGAAAAGAGAGTGATTAGTCAGTCAGATCTAGATCAGTACAAATCACGCATCATCACCCTTACTCAGTTTGCAGATATCATAACAAAGAAGACCAGAGGCCTATCAAGACCATCAGCAGCCTCAGGTAATTCCTTGACATCTttgtcatcttcttcttcaagaACTTTAGCCCCCCAGGGTTCATCTTCAGTGACATTTTCAtcgtcatcttcttcttctagaACATCAACGACGCCAAGCACAGCGTCAGTAACATCGTCATCAACTTTGAGAAACTCAGGAGGGTCAGCTTCATCAACTTTgacatcctcctcatcatcatcagctcCACCCAGACCCTCATCACCATCCCTTGCCAAAATGACCACAACAAGAACTACCACTCTCACAGAACGAAGCTCCAAATCAAGCAGTACTTCTCGGGACATGCCTGACTCTGCCAGAAATATATCCAGTGTATCAGTTACTCTGTCCTCCCCTGTTGTAACTGTAGGTGAACAGGAACCTGTAGGTGCAGTCTTTGACACAGAGAATTTCGAGAAAATATCCATCTTTGAGGCTTTAAATCGCGGTCTGGTGGATACTATCACCGCCCAGAGATTGCTGGAGGCCCAGGCATGCACTGGAGGAATCATTAATCCCAAAAATGGCAACAGGCTTGGCATCCAAGAGGCTTCACGTCTTGGCATTATAGATGAGAACATGGCCTCCAAGCTTAAGCCTGCCCAGAAAGCTTACATTGGCTTTGAGGATGTAAAAACCAGGAAGAAGATGTCTGCTGCGGAGGCCATTAAGGAGAAATGGCTGCCATATGAGGCAGGGCACAGGTTCCTGGAGTTCCAGTATATAACTGGGGGCTTTCATGACCCAGAAACGGGCTGTAGAAGAACCATACAAGATGCTTTGCAAATGGGCTGGCTGGACGAGAGGACggctcagaagctccaagatgtcaaaaagcaaacaaagaacCTGACATGCCCAAAGAGCAAACTTAAGATCTCATACACGGACGCTCTGGCTA